The Pelosinus sp. IPA-1 genome contains a region encoding:
- the nuoL gene encoding NADH-quinone oxidoreductase subunit L translates to MFNQYALSHAALIPLLPAISFIIVGFFLRRLPVLAATVSVCMSLISFGLSLGVGYGVITHNITVDNPLIQRIPWLSISGLTVDMGVYIDPISAMMLFIVTLVALMVQIYSIGYMRGDAGFGRFFAYLSLFASAMLGLVIAVNFVQLFVFWELVGLCSYLLIGYYFHKISAREAAKKAFITTRIGDFGLLVGILFLQILFGTLDFQQLASNVPAYVAEQGTNLLTIVGILLFLGPIGKSGQFPLHVWLPDAMEGPTPVSALIHAATMVVAGVYLVARAFFLFSVLPNAMEVIAWIGAFTACFAASIAFTQRDIKRILAYSTVSQLGYMMLALGVGSVTASMFHLMTHAFFKALMFLAAGAVLHGLPDKNDIFEMGGLRHKMPVTFAAMTIGVLAISGIPPFAGFFSKDEILLVVSQVSMPLYTIAVVTSFMTAFYMARLLIVVFCGSEKPDNHPHEAPMSMRIPLVVLGVLAVIGGYIPYANHFGDWVRFGSATHEGLNWSIAATSTVLSILAISLAWYIYGSGKVSSDKLSRRFRTLYKLSFHKYYIDEFYLWLNHTFVDGLGKILYWLELHFVEGIVNGIAGLPVGLGDFVRKGQNGKLQRYGLIMFGAMLIVVVWLVLLSPLFKGVLSGGDY, encoded by the coding sequence TTGTTTAACCAATATGCATTGTCTCATGCTGCGCTTATTCCGTTATTACCGGCAATAAGCTTTATAATAGTGGGATTTTTTCTGCGTCGTCTCCCAGTATTGGCAGCGACGGTGTCTGTTTGCATGAGCTTAATCAGCTTTGGCTTATCCTTAGGGGTAGGGTATGGTGTGATAACTCATAATATCACGGTAGATAATCCGTTGATTCAAAGAATACCTTGGCTTTCTATATCGGGACTCACTGTTGATATGGGGGTATATATTGATCCTATATCGGCTATGATGCTGTTCATAGTTACATTGGTAGCTCTGATGGTGCAAATCTATTCTATTGGATATATGCGTGGCGATGCTGGATTTGGACGCTTTTTTGCGTACTTGTCATTGTTTGCATCGGCTATGTTAGGATTAGTGATTGCAGTTAACTTTGTGCAATTGTTTGTTTTTTGGGAATTGGTTGGGTTATGTTCCTATCTTTTAATTGGCTACTATTTCCACAAGATATCTGCGCGGGAAGCTGCTAAAAAAGCCTTTATTACTACACGTATTGGTGATTTTGGGTTGCTGGTCGGAATCTTGTTTTTGCAGATTTTGTTTGGTACGTTGGACTTTCAGCAGTTAGCATCGAATGTACCTGCCTATGTTGCAGAGCAAGGCACAAATTTGCTGACGATAGTAGGCATTCTCTTATTCCTTGGTCCTATTGGAAAATCTGGACAATTCCCGCTGCATGTGTGGCTGCCGGATGCGATGGAGGGGCCAACACCCGTATCAGCCCTCATCCATGCCGCTACCATGGTAGTAGCTGGGGTGTACTTGGTAGCTAGAGCTTTTTTCTTATTCAGTGTTTTGCCAAATGCAATGGAGGTAATAGCCTGGATCGGAGCGTTTACAGCTTGCTTTGCTGCTAGTATCGCCTTTACTCAGCGGGACATTAAACGCATTTTAGCGTATTCTACTGTTAGTCAGTTGGGGTATATGATGTTAGCGCTTGGAGTAGGCAGTGTTACGGCCTCCATGTTCCATCTTATGACACATGCCTTTTTCAAAGCATTGATGTTCTTAGCAGCCGGCGCGGTATTGCACGGTTTGCCAGATAAAAATGACATTTTTGAGATGGGCGGCTTGCGCCATAAAATGCCAGTTACTTTTGCCGCTATGACGATTGGTGTACTCGCTATATCTGGTATTCCGCCATTTGCGGGCTTCTTTTCAAAGGATGAAATTCTGCTGGTGGTTTCCCAAGTTAGTATGCCATTATACACCATTGCCGTAGTGACTTCTTTTATGACGGCGTTTTATATGGCAAGATTGCTGATTGTCGTCTTTTGTGGATCGGAAAAACCAGACAATCATCCCCATGAGGCGCCAATGTCCATGCGAATCCCATTGGTAGTGCTTGGTGTTCTTGCTGTTATTGGCGGGTATATACCTTATGCTAACCATTTTGGTGACTGGGTTCGTTTTGGTTCGGCCACACACGAGGGCTTAAATTGGAGTATCGCGGCAACGTCGACGGTATTGTCCATATTAGCGATTTCCTTGGCTTGGTATATATATGGTTCGGGCAAGGTCTCATCTGATAAACTGTCCAGACGTTTTAGAACTTTATATAAGCTAAGTTTCCACAAATATTATATTGATGAGTTTTACTTGTGGCTCAATCACACCTTTGTTGATGGCTTAGGCAAGATTTTGTATTGGTTGGAGCTGCATTTTGTTGAAGGCATTGTAAATGGGATAGCTGGTTTACCGGTTGGACTTGGCGATTTTGTGCGCAAAGGCCAGAATGGTAAATTGCAGCGATATGGTTTAATCATGTTCGGAGCGATGTTAATCGTTGTAGTATGGTTAGTGTTACTCAGCCCACTATTTAAGGGTGTCTTATCGGGAGGTGATTACTAA
- a CDS encoding NADH-quinone oxidoreductase subunit M: MVDFPLLTAILLTPIWGILVLSFMPREADKTIKMISAVTMAIALGLTLYAYWAYDVSLGGLQYIENVPWITELGVSYALGVDGISLPLLLLTMLVGFSTIFVSWNVEKRSKEFFIQLLLLVVGAIGTFVSQDLFIFLLFYELGIIPSYIMVVVWGSSERVSKEYAAMKLTIYLLLGSAFMLAGVIALYVNAFPAGMRTFSMQVLAQAHTMGNLSEDVQVFTFFLLLLGFGSTLSMWPFYSWAPDGYAAAPTGVSMLHAGVLKKIGGYGLIRIGLLVLPLGAKFWAPFIALFAVVNVLYAAFVTIAQKDLKYIVGYSSISHMGYILIGFAALNVISIDGAIANMFAHGIMSALFFAMIGLVYDKTNTRQVLSLGGLAHQMPRVATGFMLAGMSSLGLPGLAGFVPEFTSFVGAFKVYPLFTLLAISGIVFTALYILRVLANVLFGPRRAEFDTCRDASGVELVSLVLLGTVLVVVGVFPQLLMGMVNSGMEPVMALLVKLHVTPTLLGGVFQ; encoded by the coding sequence ATGGTTGATTTTCCATTATTAACGGCAATTTTACTAACGCCTATCTGGGGGATACTGGTATTGTCCTTTATGCCGCGTGAAGCTGACAAAACGATAAAAATGATATCAGCTGTAACAATGGCAATCGCTCTCGGTTTAACCTTGTATGCTTACTGGGCCTATGATGTTAGTTTGGGTGGACTACAATATATAGAGAATGTCCCTTGGATTACCGAGCTTGGAGTATCCTACGCTTTAGGTGTGGATGGAATTTCCTTGCCACTGCTGCTATTGACTATGCTGGTTGGTTTTTCCACTATTTTTGTTTCTTGGAATGTGGAGAAACGCTCTAAAGAATTCTTTATTCAATTGCTGCTCTTGGTAGTCGGTGCAATCGGGACGTTTGTATCTCAGGATTTGTTCATATTCTTATTGTTTTATGAACTAGGGATAATACCAAGCTATATTATGGTAGTTGTTTGGGGTTCTTCGGAAAGAGTGAGTAAAGAATATGCGGCGATGAAGCTGACAATTTACTTGTTATTAGGCTCGGCATTCATGCTTGCCGGGGTTATCGCGTTATACGTTAATGCTTTTCCGGCAGGGATGCGAACATTCAGCATGCAAGTTCTAGCTCAGGCTCATACGATGGGGAATTTATCAGAAGATGTTCAAGTCTTCACATTTTTCTTATTGCTACTTGGCTTTGGATCTACTTTATCAATGTGGCCCTTTTATAGTTGGGCGCCGGATGGCTATGCGGCAGCTCCGACAGGGGTATCTATGCTCCATGCTGGAGTGTTAAAGAAAATTGGCGGTTACGGCTTGATTCGAATTGGGCTCTTGGTTTTACCGCTAGGGGCTAAATTTTGGGCACCGTTTATTGCGCTTTTTGCCGTGGTTAATGTTTTGTATGCTGCGTTTGTTACTATAGCGCAAAAAGACTTAAAATATATTGTCGGGTATTCGTCAATATCCCATATGGGATATATACTGATTGGCTTTGCAGCCTTAAATGTTATCAGCATTGATGGAGCGATTGCAAATATGTTTGCCCATGGGATAATGAGCGCTTTATTCTTTGCGATGATTGGTTTGGTCTATGATAAAACAAATACTCGCCAGGTTCTCAGTCTTGGTGGGTTAGCGCATCAAATGCCACGTGTAGCTACTGGCTTTATGTTAGCTGGGATGAGTTCCTTGGGACTTCCGGGGTTAGCTGGATTCGTCCCCGAGTTTACGAGCTTTGTGGGCGCGTTTAAAGTATACCCCCTCTTTACTCTTCTGGCTATTTCCGGTATTGTTTTCACTGCACTTTATATATTGCGCGTGCTGGCAAATGTGCTATTTGGGCCGCGGCGCGCGGAATTTGATACTTGTCGTGATGCCTCTGGAGTTGAATTAGTATCCCTTGTATTACTGGGGACTGTTTTAGTAGTAGTTGGTGTTTTCCCACAATTATTAATGGGTATGGTTAATAGTGGTATGGAGCCGGTAATGGCGTTACTGGTTAAGCTGCACGTTACGCCGACCTTGCTGGGAGGTGTTTTTCAATGA
- a CDS encoding NADH-quinone oxidoreductase subunit N: MNIALLTSEIAVVILALLIIVFDLLMPRQEARRSLGYFAVCGLLGILVYTFNQHGTSATVYHGFFVVDKFALFFKQLFIVATILTLLFSFDYIEGLTHNTGEFYALLLLSLVGMMVMASANDLLTVFVGLELMTIIFYILVGFDLRSIKSSEAGTKYLILGSAASAVLLYGMSWVYGFTGTIVLSQIAAHLTASPAMLLGLGLMLAGFCFKLSIVPFHMWAPDVYEGAPIPVTAMLAMASKAAGVAVLLRVFLVAFAGLQAYWLTIVSLLAGLSMIVGIIVAIWQTNTKRMLAYSSVAQAGYILSGLLAADAAGVKGMLFYAVLYMVANVGAFAVTTAVNNQCGSDKIDDLSGLSQKSPFLAVVMTVSLLSMAGLPPMAGFVGKMYIFMAITDKGYFWIAMLGLVMSMVSVYYYMLVVRVMYSKEAKNEQEFTASVSLRIVALISLIATLFIGIYPGPLAELANAAARSLW, translated from the coding sequence ATGAATATTGCGCTGCTCACAAGTGAGATAGCCGTTGTAATTCTTGCTTTGCTTATCATTGTCTTTGACTTACTGATGCCGCGTCAAGAAGCTCGCCGTAGTTTAGGGTATTTTGCAGTTTGTGGTTTATTGGGGATTTTAGTTTATACCTTTAACCAACATGGAACTTCAGCTACGGTGTATCATGGTTTTTTTGTTGTTGATAAATTTGCTTTGTTTTTCAAGCAGTTATTCATAGTGGCGACGATCTTAACACTATTGTTTTCCTTTGATTATATAGAAGGACTAACTCACAATACTGGGGAGTTTTATGCATTATTACTCTTAAGTTTAGTGGGTATGATGGTTATGGCGTCCGCAAATGATTTATTAACGGTGTTTGTTGGCTTGGAATTGATGACCATTATATTTTATATTCTAGTTGGCTTTGATTTAAGAAGTATTAAGTCAAGTGAAGCTGGCACAAAGTATTTGATTCTTGGTTCGGCAGCGAGCGCAGTTTTGCTGTATGGTATGAGCTGGGTATATGGCTTTACCGGCACTATTGTGCTGAGTCAAATCGCTGCTCATCTTACTGCTAGTCCGGCTATGCTGCTGGGATTAGGGCTTATGCTTGCCGGTTTCTGTTTTAAATTGTCTATTGTTCCTTTTCATATGTGGGCTCCCGATGTTTATGAAGGTGCGCCAATTCCTGTTACTGCCATGTTGGCGATGGCATCAAAAGCTGCTGGGGTTGCGGTATTACTGCGGGTTTTCTTAGTAGCATTTGCCGGCTTACAAGCCTATTGGTTGACGATTGTCAGCCTATTAGCTGGGCTAAGTATGATTGTAGGTATTATAGTTGCGATATGGCAGACTAATACCAAGCGCATGTTGGCCTATTCCTCCGTAGCACAAGCTGGTTATATTTTATCGGGTCTCTTGGCTGCTGATGCAGCCGGAGTCAAGGGGATGCTATTTTATGCTGTGCTGTATATGGTGGCCAATGTTGGTGCCTTTGCTGTAACTACTGCTGTTAATAACCAATGCGGTTCAGATAAGATTGATGATCTTTCTGGATTGTCCCAAAAGTCACCCTTCTTGGCAGTGGTTATGACTGTATCATTGTTATCTATGGCAGGTCTTCCGCCAATGGCAGGCTTTGTCGGTAAGATGTATATATTTATGGCAATTACAGATAAAGGCTACTTCTGGATTGCTATGTTAGGGCTTGTAATGTCGATGGTTTCGGTGTATTATTACATGCTTGTGGTCAGAGTGATGTACAGTAAGGAAGCAAAGAATGAGCAGGAATTTACTGCTAGTGTATCATTGCGTATTGTGGCTCTGATTAGTTTGATTGCAACTTTGTTTATTGGTATATACCCTGGACCATTAGCTGAGCTAGCAAATGCTGCAGCTCGGTCGCTGTGGTAA
- a CDS encoding GNAT family N-acetyltransferase gives MYYKALKDESYNTLYTAFTKAFSDYQVNINLSPEAFQRMLKRRGYSPEFSYGAYDNDELIGFILNGIRKWNNKITAYDTGTGVIATYRKRGVTTKLFSHIKEIFLQNQVEQYLLEVIQSNNVAADLYLKQGFQITREFICYQAEKKEINKVKPCEAIVSSGQFDIVNWDQLESFWDFIPSWQNSVDSVICAKDSLHMTIARLENNVVGYGIIDMNTGDIPQLAVKRKFRNMGVGHVILKNLVGCTKSNHIRFINVEDICETLNKFLRNNGLKEITKQYEMVMSI, from the coding sequence ATGTATTATAAAGCGCTTAAAGATGAAAGTTATAATACCTTATATACTGCTTTTACAAAAGCCTTTTCAGATTACCAGGTAAATATTAACTTGTCTCCAGAAGCATTTCAAAGAATGCTTAAAAGAAGAGGATACTCACCAGAATTTTCTTATGGAGCATATGACAATGATGAATTAATCGGTTTTATTCTTAACGGAATACGCAAATGGAATAACAAAATTACCGCCTATGATACAGGAACAGGTGTTATAGCAACATATAGAAAAAGAGGGGTAACAACAAAGTTATTCTCACATATAAAAGAAATATTTCTGCAAAATCAGGTTGAACAATACTTGCTGGAAGTAATTCAATCAAATAATGTAGCAGCTGATTTATATTTGAAGCAGGGATTTCAGATCACTAGAGAATTTATTTGTTATCAAGCTGAAAAAAAAGAAATAAACAAAGTGAAACCCTGTGAAGCTATAGTCAGTTCAGGACAATTTGATATAGTAAATTGGGATCAATTAGAATCATTCTGGGACTTTATACCATCATGGCAGAATTCAGTTGATTCGGTTATATGTGCAAAAGACTCATTACATATGACGATTGCCAGGCTTGAAAATAATGTTGTGGGGTATGGAATCATCGATATGAATACAGGAGATATACCACAGCTAGCTGTAAAAAGAAAATTTAGAAATATGGGGGTAGGCCACGTAATTCTTAAGAATTTAGTTGGTTGTACTAAAAGCAATCATATAAGGTTTATAAATGTAGAAGATATTTGTGAAACATTAAATAAGTTTCTTAGAAATAATGGTTTAAAGGAAATTACAAAACAATATGAGATGGTAATGAGTATTTAA
- a CDS encoding N-acetylmuramoyl-L-alanine amidase — MLYLGKRHFILFLLPVMLLLSTLYANDATHKLSGKVIVVDAGHGGIDPGANRPGVLEKDINLSIALALKDVLNQNGAKVALSRQTDVELSPECDNEKVRGRYHRDLAARVEMAEESDADLFMKTFTNKIKRSLIAY, encoded by the coding sequence ATGTTATATCTCGGTAAACGTCACTTTATCTTATTCCTATTACCTGTCATGTTACTATTAAGCACCTTATACGCGAACGATGCTACCCACAAACTATCTGGTAAGGTTATTGTAGTGGATGCCGGTCATGGCGGCATTGACCCTGGTGCAAACCGCCCAGGCGTACTTGAAAAAGACATAAATCTGTCAATAGCATTGGCACTTAAAGATGTACTGAATCAAAATGGTGCTAAGGTTGCGTTATCCCGCCAAACGGACGTAGAGCTTAGTCCAGAATGTGACAATGAAAAAGTAAGAGGTCGTTATCATCGTGACTTAGCGGCGCGTGTGGAAATGGCAGAAGAGTCAGATGCTGATTTATTTATGAAAACTTTTACTAATAAAATTAAAAGAAGTTTAATTGCATATTAA
- a CDS encoding PepSY domain-containing protein yields the protein MMILGGAAVGAANHPAFAAAPEAVKKVIAQHIDKEDQEQEDNDREVPDGAEQANLAKEAKITEQQGKDIATKKVAGTVVKSELEDEDGVVVYNVTIKDSKNQDNEVKVDAKTGSVIKVEHDDDTETNDDANG from the coding sequence ATGATGATCTTAGGAGGTGCTGCAGTAGGTGCAGCCAATCACCCAGCTTTTGCCGCCGCACCTGAGGCAGTCAAGAAGGTAATTGCTCAGCACATAGATAAAGAAGATCAAGAGCAAGAAGACAATGACCGCGAGGTACCCGATGGAGCAGAACAAGCTAATTTAGCTAAAGAGGCTAAAATTACTGAGCAGCAAGGTAAGGATATTGCCACCAAAAAAGTAGCCGGTACGGTGGTGAAATCTGAACTGGAAGATGAAGATGGTGTCGTGGTTTATAATGTAACAATTAAAGATAGCAAGAACCAAGACAATGAAGTCAAGGTAGATGCAAAAACAGGCTCGGTTATCAAAGTCGAGCATGATGACGATACCGAAACAAATGATGATGCAAACGGATAA
- a CDS encoding response regulator transcription factor: MTKVLLVEDEVNMAKFVELELEHEGFLVTVAVDGRIGLELALEQDWDIILLDIMLPELNGIEVCRRLRNAKDTPVIMLTARDTIIDRVSGLDSGADDYIPKPFAIEELLARMRSILRRTKPENTEKDKLIYRDITVNLESCIVKRDETVVELTKREYDLLVAFMQNENRVLSRDVLLDRVWGYEAVVETNVVDVYVRYLRNKLDKPKEDSIIQTVRGMGYVMRK, from the coding sequence ATGACGAAGGTTTTACTTGTGGAAGATGAAGTGAATATGGCCAAATTTGTTGAACTGGAATTAGAGCATGAGGGATTTTTGGTAACAGTTGCTGTCGATGGTCGAATTGGCTTGGAACTTGCTTTAGAACAAGATTGGGATATTATTCTATTGGACATTATGCTGCCGGAACTAAATGGTATTGAGGTTTGTCGTCGGCTACGCAACGCAAAAGATACCCCAGTTATCATGTTGACCGCTCGGGACACTATCATTGACCGAGTATCTGGGCTTGACAGTGGAGCAGATGATTATATTCCTAAACCTTTTGCCATCGAGGAATTGCTGGCTCGTATGCGTTCGATATTGCGTCGCACAAAACCAGAAAATACGGAAAAAGATAAGCTGATTTATCGTGATATAACGGTGAATTTAGAGTCTTGCATAGTAAAACGAGATGAAACGGTTGTAGAGTTAACCAAACGGGAATATGATCTCCTAGTTGCTTTTATGCAAAATGAAAACCGGGTTTTAAGCCGCGATGTTCTGCTAGACCGGGTCTGGGGATATGAGGCAGTGGTTGAGACCAATGTGGTGGATGTCTATGTACGTTATCTGCGCAATAAGCTGGATAAGCCTAAGGAAGACAGTATTATTCAGACGGTACGCGGCATGGGGTATGTGATGAGAAAATGA
- a CDS encoding HAMP domain-containing histidine kinase, translating into MKRIVNAFSKLPIRWKLALGSALLLFCLIVLYNSIQYLVINQWVNNRERNVMQSTAAAIQDYFLDNDEDIGAQELESSKEFLEKINEQGQMIRIIQKDGRSILVVTKDIRPEWVTSEFVQTSRIIEGRHGEDHLLIVRTPLIIPHFTGTIEIVRNIRAVDQLLNVILTVMTAGGIVAILLSIVGGMVISRQLLMPIKDLTNIMKKVEEKGLQERVKVYEAKDELSALATMFNTMMDKLEYSFRQQKQFVEDASHELRTPIAIVEGHLSLLVRWGKDDSKVLEESLATSLQETKRLKHLVQDLLAVSQAEASLADLEKEKIWPVPIIEQAIQNMVLIHAEVDFSAELAALEEIQIAITSNHLEQILLILLDNGIKYSTIDKRVNILGYINAEYACIAIRDYGMGIPDSDLPHIFDRFYRVDKARSRRQGGSGLGLAIAKRLVEKYRGLIEVHSEVHVGTTIIIQLPIAIS; encoded by the coding sequence ATGAAGAGGATAGTAAATGCTTTTTCAAAATTACCGATTCGTTGGAAACTTGCCTTGGGGTCAGCTCTGCTGCTTTTTTGCCTCATTGTTCTGTACAATTCAATCCAGTATCTTGTTATCAATCAATGGGTAAATAACCGGGAACGAAATGTCATGCAAAGTACTGCTGCGGCAATTCAAGACTACTTCTTAGACAACGATGAGGATATCGGGGCACAAGAACTGGAAAGTAGTAAAGAATTTTTAGAAAAGATAAATGAGCAGGGACAAATGATTCGGATTATCCAGAAAGATGGCAGAAGTATTCTCGTAGTAACTAAAGACATAAGGCCTGAATGGGTCACTTCAGAGTTTGTGCAAACGTCACGGATAATCGAGGGACGACATGGAGAGGATCATTTACTAATTGTGCGTACCCCGCTTATTATTCCTCACTTTACAGGTACAATTGAAATTGTACGCAATATTAGGGCCGTCGATCAATTACTGAATGTTATCCTGACTGTTATGACGGCAGGTGGTATCGTAGCAATTTTATTGAGTATCGTGGGTGGGATGGTTATTTCGCGTCAGTTATTGATGCCGATAAAAGATTTGACAAATATCATGAAGAAGGTAGAGGAAAAAGGTCTGCAAGAGAGAGTAAAAGTCTATGAGGCGAAAGATGAACTTTCTGCGCTAGCCACCATGTTTAATACCATGATGGATAAGCTCGAGTACTCTTTTCGGCAGCAAAAGCAGTTCGTTGAGGATGCGTCCCATGAACTGCGTACACCCATTGCAATTGTTGAAGGCCATCTTTCGCTGTTGGTGCGGTGGGGGAAGGATGATTCGAAAGTCTTAGAGGAGTCACTTGCAACGTCTTTGCAAGAAACCAAGCGCTTAAAGCATTTAGTGCAGGATTTATTGGCAGTGTCACAAGCGGAGGCATCGCTAGCAGATTTAGAGAAGGAAAAAATATGGCCTGTTCCCATTATTGAACAAGCGATTCAGAATATGGTCCTTATTCATGCTGAAGTTGACTTTTCAGCTGAATTAGCCGCGCTAGAAGAAATCCAAATTGCCATCACGTCTAATCATCTGGAACAAATACTGCTTATCTTACTAGACAATGGAATCAAGTACTCAACGATAGACAAACGCGTCAATATTCTAGGATATATAAATGCAGAGTATGCCTGTATTGCTATACGGGACTACGGCATGGGTATTCCTGATAGTGATCTTCCCCATATCTTTGATCGATTTTATCGGGTAGATAAGGCTCGCAGTAGGAGGCAAGGCGGCAGCGGCTTAGGACTAGCCATTGCTAAGAGGCTTGTTGAAAAGTATCGCGGTCTTATCGAGGTGCACAGTGAGGTCCATGTTGGAACAACGATTATCATTCAACTACCAATAGCAATATCATAA
- a CDS encoding undecaprenyl-diphosphatase, which produces MHAHCLIVCNSKKEEKTMFYDNTLLFMINGLSGHSVWVDKVIMILSEYGPVVFSLYLISLWFSGNSTDELTENRKRALYAFFAAMLAMGMNQLISHIWYRNRPYLDQPVNRLLQGAQDASFPSDHAAGAFSIAGSLFGRTAGSNLLMAFAILVALSRVYVGLHYPSDILGGMTTGLVSSWLIERNKGLLDKPLTLLLATWTIIETKLHLPVPSLARTGQGGECSCDLCRSCYDCLVV; this is translated from the coding sequence TTGCATGCTCATTGTCTTATAGTATGTAATAGCAAAAAGGAGGAAAAAACTATGTTCTATGATAACACTCTATTATTTATGATTAATGGATTATCTGGCCACTCTGTTTGGGTGGATAAGGTTATAATGATACTTTCAGAGTACGGGCCGGTGGTATTTAGTTTATACTTGATAAGCCTATGGTTTAGCGGTAACTCAACAGATGAGCTTACTGAGAACCGTAAGCGTGCGTTATATGCTTTTTTCGCGGCAATGTTAGCTATGGGAATGAACCAGCTAATTAGCCATATTTGGTATCGCAATCGTCCTTATTTGGATCAACCAGTAAACCGGTTGCTGCAAGGCGCACAAGATGCTTCTTTCCCTAGTGACCATGCTGCTGGTGCGTTTTCCATTGCCGGCAGTCTCTTCGGACGCACAGCGGGCAGTAATCTTTTGATGGCTTTTGCTATCCTAGTAGCGTTATCACGGGTGTATGTGGGGCTGCACTATCCGAGTGATATCCTTGGTGGGATGACGACCGGCCTTGTCAGTAGTTGGTTGATTGAACGCAATAAAGGACTGCTGGACAAACCATTAACATTGTTACTCGCCACATGGACTATTATTGAGACAAAGTTGCACCTGCCTGTTCCCTCTCTTGCCAGAACAGGACAAGGTGGGGAGTGTTCGTGTGACCTTTGTCGGAGCTGTTATGACTGCCTTGTTGTATAA